The DNA sequence accatttatgtgGCAGCACCCTTCAATCGGCCACAACGCGGTTTTTAATTTCCCCATATCATTGACAAGAATCGAAGGGCCAAGCATACACCGAACTGTCGTCGCGTTTTGATGACGCCATTCGATGGCACCAAAAACAGTCTCCTCTCAGCATATCTTTGAAGAACCTCCATTGTGGACACTGTATTATTGAGAATTGAAACTAAAACTCGCACGTCGTATTTAATGTGTCGCCCACGCCAGCCGTTTTTCAGTTCACCGAGTCGTTTTTAGCCCCTGTCGGTCTCGCCATGAACCACGATGATTTGACTGCAAGTTTAAATTTAGATGAACTCCAACATAATGTGGCGTCTGTACCTGATGGACTTTGCTGGGTGTCAGTCCTGTCCTGTTTGCTGCTTGCGTGCTCATATGTCGGAAGTTTATACGTTTGGAAAAGCGATTTACCAAGGTACGTTTAATAGTCTTATGCTACGTTGTGAACTGCCAAGGCAGCATTTTTTGCAAATCGACCATTAGGTTCCCGTCTGAGCTTCTGAGAAAGCTGACTAAAATTATACTTCATTGCTTGTGTGTACATGAATGGGGTTAGATTCTGAATTTATTTGTATGTAAAGTTTCATTACAGAACAAGTGCAATGAGATTTGATTCATCACATCATGTTTGTTTGAAGTACTGCTAGTTAGATCTAGTCTAATGAAGACAGCAATAAATGTGGGAAAATAAGAAATTTGTCCATTATTATTCTGTCCATTGTTTctttatttggtaacactttacagtaaggttgtatttgttaacattagataATCCATCAGCTAACATGAACAAGGAGCAATACGTAATAatgattacagttttttttacagacgctaggacacatttctcaatacttaggtcacttttgcaaaactctttgTACGTACAGgccaatttgcacatgcttacatactgttttcaaaactgttaaacttatgttcaaaacaataacataatacaaaactGAATAAGACAGCAGTTTGCTACATTTcaacagtaatattttaatgaaatatgttttaaatcttaacattaaatgctataaaactATTGGACAATTGGACCAGCCACAGTTGTCCACAGCCGAGTAGATTAGTATTACTATTGTATCTGTATCAGTGGATGGTGTGTATACAAATTATGGTATTTTGGAATTAGGCaatgcaaaaaagtaaaaataaataaacgacATAAAATATTGAGGAATTCTGCATGAAGTCTGATTCattccagtaacatatattgcagtgaattataaacGGAGATGTGTCCTTGTTTTACACaagaaaacattgtataatgctaTATGTTGTTAGGgtttttttaggtcattgttttgtgggtgacaaagtgtgtttgtcggttgtcaacctttgctagtgttctggaagaatgagttgatttgagacctgaataaagtgttttgttagttttagtgcattttgaatgtgacatgaactgctttgccaagctgaaagttggttaggagaactgtgtgaagagttttgcaaaagtgacttGCAAAAGTATTAAGAAATGTGTCCTggcgtctgtaaaaaactgtaataaattgATTAGTAATTgcaagattaataaatgctgacaATCTATATAgcttattgtttgtttgtgttagcTAATGCActtacttatattaataaatacaagCTTATTGTTAAGTGTTACAACAAAATTCAtaagtgtaaaaaaacacaacgAGAATACATGTTTTATGTGCTAAGTACATCCATTGCATCTATTCAGTGGTTTACGGAGACTTTTTTTAATGCTTAGATCAGATGTTTAAAATACAGCGCACAAAATGAATACTTTggtctttaaagagcaccaatggccCGATTCACAATGTAACATTTCCTTTgttgtgtaggtgtgtattagtacatgttaacaatatgcaaaaggtacaaaccccaaagtaaacgatgacgcaagttatcgtctccagcgtaaatctcttttctttgactacaacaaacacacggattgtaggcaacatttacttcctgggattggtgacatagagaagaccgacattattataattcctcccgctttggactcgcagcctgtaagttaactcctgttagcattgcattgtgcgtaaatctttcaaacatggtaaggagcgtcacatttccggctgacgtcagaggtattcagatcaatcaatgtacagattagcagACCAatcaatgtacagattagctggccaatcagggacacaaagCTTTTCAAATCGTTGCCTTTCAGGAAAAGGgtgatatctggagctacaaaaatgtacagtatgtggaaaatgtttttttttaccataaaccacgagaacacacaaaataatgttggtttttagcaatgaaataggtactcccctgataatatagttatgtttattatattgtatttctgtcaagagatccttctaaaagttacacagtgcacctttaaatatctttatatatgcatttgttCTTTACATAAAGCTGTTGAGcgtattaaatatataatgcatGAAAACATTTGATGTTTTTGTAATGATTGGTCCTTTTAATAGATTGACAGTAACAACGGTAGGTAACGCACTGTTTTGGATTTGAATTATGGATTTGTCTGATTTTCGATCCAGTAAAAAGGTCTGGATCACCGCATCCCTAATTAAAACTGAGTTTGTTCATTTGTGTGGTTGTTTGCACTAATAGGGATCATCCTGCAGTGATAAAGAGGCGCTTTACCAGTGTGCTGATCGTGTCTGCTCTATCTCCAGTCTTTGTGTGGGCATGGAAAGAGTTTACAGGCATCCAGGTTAGTGTACTATTAATAGATGCATTTTGTGTATACATTGTGTTGTCTGtgttaattaaactaaaacagtATGATTTGTTTTCCATATTGGACTGTATGTTGTCAAAACCAAAGTATTTGGGATTTTGGCTCCATCAAACCTTAATAGTATATTGAAACCATAAAAAAGACACggataaatacatataaataaagTGGCTTCTTTGGTTTTCCATGTAGCCTGGTCCTTCATTACTAGCCCTTATGGGAATCCGGTTGGAGGGACTAATGCCTGCTGTCAGTCTACCTCTGCTGCTGACTATGGTGAGAAAATGACTGATTATTATATCCACCCTTGAAGTCCACACACATGCTCCACTTTCTAAAGagtagaataaaaaaaatcttactaaCTACAAAATTGTTGTCTTTAACAAtcaaaaacattcaaaacatttttttaatataacatcATGGACTCCTGACATAGTTTGGCTCCTTTCAGGTGCTTTTTCTGGGTCCCCTGATCCAGCTAGCCATGGATTGCCCCTGGGGCTTTATCGATGGCATAAAAGTCATCGTTGGTAAGCAACCTGATTCATGTCCAGTGTTCTACCATTGTTGTAGTAACATCTCATAAATATATGTTGTTTTCTGCCAAACCTTTTTTggatgtgattttttttgtaatacaaTTTAGCATGCATGAAATCATTAATCATAATGGAAACAAAAGTAGTTAGTTTCTGTTCACTTTTAGTGTTGtaaatgctgtgttgttttccTAAAGACCCATGCTTCTGGGCACTCTGTCTGAGTGACATGCGTTGGCTGAGGAACCAGGTGGTGGCGCCATTGACAGAAGAATTGGTTTTTCGGGCATGCATGCTTCCCATGCTAGTACCTTGTGCTGGCCCCCTCACCTCAATCTTTACATGCCCACTCTTCTTTGGTGTTGGTGAGTGATAATTTGCTTTGCTactatatatgtgtgtgtgtgtgtatatgtgtatatatatagatatgtgtgtgtgtgtgtgtgtgtgtgtgtgtgtgtgtgtgttcaaatATTTTTCATCTTAGTCTGAAAAATACAATATTGTTTCTAAATGCTGACTTGTAAATGTGTTAAAGGGTACACGGATGCCTGATTGGTCTGATTCTTTAGGGTCTTTAGAAAATGTTACATACTTTGGTTAAAATTCCTTAATGGCCATGTAAAACAGCACCATTTTTAAAGTGAAGTAAAAGTTGACGTGTCAAGAATGTTAACTCATAttcgaaatgtgacctctgcattacTTATTCCTATAAGTACTGAACACAAACACcaggagcagtgggcagctgtCACTGCAGCACTTGGGGAGCAACTGAGGAAAATGTTCCTTGCTCAAGTGCACCTCAGTTGCTTGGTGCTGGCTGTACGAATCGAACTTGTAACCTTCAGATTGCAAGCTCAACTCTCTTATTATTCGGCCACTACATTACCTTGTCAATGCTGATATGGggttaaaaatcaaattaattaataaatataccTTGTCAAAAACAGCTTTGTTCCCAGCAACCCATTTCGTTGCATGTCTATTCAAATGATAATGAGCTATTGCTTACTGATGACAAGATTCCACATTAGTGGCAACCAGTGTTTgaattttttgctcaccagccaaagtggctagtcgttttccaaagttactagaCACTCAGTGTTTTCGCTGGCCACAATTTTATTGTTGggaaaatacatttaatatgaGTAAAGTTGACTTTGGCAAGATTTAAAACCCTTGCAAATGCAGATTGACTACCACCACCCAAACGAAGACATACATATATCACCTTGTGTATTACTAAAGGTCCTATCGTATATTTAGCTCCAAGAGAACCATGCAGTTTAGTAAGGCATTAATAGAGACGCTTCTAATGAATGTAATAAAAGTGGGGCAGTGGTCTCAAGTAAATCCATGTTACTCACCATAAAAGATGCTCAACAGTCACGACGACTTGAAACGAGGCAATATTCAAAGCTTATACAGACCATGCATGTTAAGAGAGTGTGCACAAACATCTTCAATGCAATCGGAAATCTTTGCCCTTGCCTGAAATGTGCATTAGATAATCTCATTTTAAATCACATTTCAAAACAGACTGAAACACTACCACCTATAAGAAGTTATTTGTGGCTTAATTATGATAAACATTTACCACACCTCATAGTATCAATTACTGTACTAATCCCAgtgtttatgtatttgtatggCTTTGGTAGTTAGCATCTGCAACTACTTGGgtattttataacaaaatatatatttgagaCTTATTCTCACTGTTGTCTCTcattctgtttgtgtgtgattgCAGCTCATTTTCATCATGTTATTGAGCTCCTGAGGTTTAGACAGGGCACTGTCTCAGGGATTTTCCTCTCTGCAGGTAACCAAGTCATTGGTTTAAATTCATTAGCATGTAGTGCTGCTGGTGAGATTTACTTACTCATgcctgtgtttgtttgtgtgtcattATAGTGTTCCAGTT is a window from the Misgurnus anguillicaudatus chromosome 21, ASM2758022v2, whole genome shotgun sequence genome containing:
- the rce1a gene encoding CAAX prenyl protease 2 isoform X1 gives rise to the protein MNHDDLTASLNLDELQHNVASVPDGLCWVSVLSCLLLACSYVGSLYVWKSDLPRDHPAVIKRRFTSVLIVSALSPVFVWAWKEFTGIQPGPSLLALMGIRLEGLMPAVSLPLLLTMVLFLGPLIQLAMDCPWGFIDGIKVIVDPCFWALCLSDMRWLRNQVVAPLTEELVFRACMLPMLVPCAGPLTSIFTCPLFFGVAHFHHVIELLRFRQGTVSGIFLSAVFQFSYTAVFGAYTAFIFIRTGHLVGPVLCHSFCNYMGFPALSTALDHPQRFTILFFYVLGVVLFLFLLFPITDPLFYGLPTPVCTLTSTPGSVCS
- the rce1a gene encoding CAAX prenyl protease 2 isoform X2 encodes the protein MIYRDHPAVIKRRFTSVLIVSALSPVFVWAWKEFTGIQPGPSLLALMGIRLEGLMPAVSLPLLLTMVLFLGPLIQLAMDCPWGFIDGIKVIVDPCFWALCLSDMRWLRNQVVAPLTEELVFRACMLPMLVPCAGPLTSIFTCPLFFGVAHFHHVIELLRFRQGTVSGIFLSAVFQFSYTAVFGAYTAFIFIRTGHLVGPVLCHSFCNYMGFPALSTALDHPQRFTILFFYVLGVVLFLFLLFPITDPLFYGLPTPVCTLTSTPGSVCS